One genomic region from Saprospiraceae bacterium encodes:
- a CDS encoding DUF4252 domain-containing protein codes for MKNLLILLFSLFTGSLVAQADAVTKFFKSYVDDDRFSTVYISPKMFQLVSKIKINDMDADLQQLLKNIQGLHILSTHVSPKTFYKEAVSKINTKEYEELMKVRDEGEDVLFLTKTDATGNKITELLMLVGGEDEFSLISFVGDLDLEKIGRLGKSLNIDGSEHLEKLKKN; via the coding sequence ATGAAAAATTTATTAATCCTCCTTTTTTCTCTCTTTACCGGATCGCTGGTCGCCCAAGCAGATGCAGTGACCAAGTTTTTTAAGTCCTACGTAGACGATGACAGATTTAGTACGGTGTATATCAGTCCAAAGATGTTCCAACTGGTATCAAAGATCAAGATCAATGATATGGATGCAGACTTGCAGCAACTTTTAAAAAATATACAGGGATTACACATACTAAGTACCCATGTTTCTCCAAAAACCTTCTACAAAGAGGCTGTCTCCAAAATCAATACAAAAGAATACGAAGAACTCATGAAAGTGAGAGATGAAGGCGAAGATGTTTTATTCCTGACCAAAACAGACGCCACGGGCAATAAAATAACCGAACTACTCATGTTGGTTGGCGGTGAAGACGAATTTTCCTTAATCTCCTTTGTGGGTGACCTGGACCTGGAGAAAATAGGCCGCCTGGGTAAATCATTAAACATCGATGGTTCAGAACATTTAGAAAAACTAAAAAAGAATTAA
- a CDS encoding DUF4252 domain-containing protein, with the protein MKSFFLSLICLFSLSALSTAQEQSLNDFNREYSRRDGIRHFTIPGFLARLAGNIALKDEERIDREAIKPLLHNMGSVSIWFTEDDGYVDHRDIAQLKENLLDENYEVLVKVRDGRDDVEVLTWGKKDVIRRLVFFVQEDAASFVMVNVRGYFTPQDISELADHYINKSSRKL; encoded by the coding sequence ATGAAGTCTTTTTTTCTCTCACTTATTTGCTTATTCAGTTTAAGTGCCCTGTCCACCGCTCAGGAACAAAGTCTAAATGATTTTAATCGCGAGTACAGTCGTCGGGATGGTATCAGACATTTTACCATCCCGGGATTTCTCGCTCGGCTGGCAGGCAATATAGCCCTCAAAGATGAAGAAAGGATAGACCGGGAAGCTATCAAACCTCTTCTCCATAATATGGGATCAGTATCCATCTGGTTTACTGAAGATGATGGATATGTCGATCATCGTGATATAGCCCAACTCAAGGAGAATCTTTTGGATGAAAACTATGAAGTGCTCGTAAAAGTTAGAGATGGTCGCGATGATGTAGAAGTATTGACCTGGGGCAAAAAAGATGTGATTAGGCGATTAGTTTTCTTTGTACAGGAAGATGCAGCCTCTTTCGTCATGGTCAATGTCCGTGGATATTTCACCCCTCAAGACATCAGCGAATTGGCAGACCATTACATTAATAAAAGCTCCAGGAAACTGTAG